Proteins encoded in a region of the Mycolicibacterium duvalii genome:
- a CDS encoding APC family permease — MIGAGIFAALGPAAAAAGSGLLIGLAIAAVVAYCNATSSARLAARYPQSGGTYVYGRERLGAFWGYLAGWSFVVGKTASCAAMALTVGAYVWPAHAGAVAVAAVVALTAVNYRGVQKSAALTRAIVGVVLGVLAAVVVTCLSSDRADVARLSFGADITVGGVLQAGGLLFFAFAGYARIATLGEEVRDPARTIPRAIPLALGITLAVYAAVAVAALTVLGVDDLGASVAPLTDAVRAAGVPGLVPVVQVGAAVAALGSLLALVLGVSRTTLAMARDRHLPHVLAAVHPRFGVPHRAELAVAAVVVVVAATVDVRGAIGFSSFGVLLYYAIANAAAWTLNPDEGRPPRLIPLLGVAGCVVLAFALPLVSVVSGAAVVAGGALLYGVRRALSSAGGAWRDGV, encoded by the coding sequence ATGATCGGGGCCGGAATCTTCGCTGCGCTCGGACCCGCGGCCGCAGCGGCCGGGTCCGGACTGCTGATCGGACTGGCCATCGCGGCCGTGGTGGCGTACTGCAACGCGACGTCCTCGGCCCGGCTGGCCGCCCGCTACCCGCAGTCCGGGGGTACGTATGTGTACGGCCGCGAACGGCTCGGCGCTTTCTGGGGCTACCTGGCCGGCTGGTCCTTCGTCGTCGGCAAGACCGCGTCCTGCGCGGCGATGGCCCTGACCGTCGGGGCCTATGTCTGGCCGGCCCATGCCGGCGCGGTGGCGGTCGCCGCGGTGGTGGCACTGACCGCGGTGAACTACCGCGGCGTGCAGAAGTCCGCGGCGCTGACCCGGGCGATCGTCGGGGTCGTGCTCGGGGTGCTGGCGGCCGTGGTGGTGACCTGCCTGTCCTCCGACCGGGCGGACGTCGCCCGGTTGAGCTTCGGAGCCGACATCACCGTCGGCGGGGTGCTGCAGGCCGGGGGGCTGCTGTTCTTCGCGTTTGCCGGGTACGCCCGGATCGCCACGCTGGGCGAGGAGGTCCGCGACCCGGCCCGGACGATCCCCCGGGCGATCCCGCTGGCGCTGGGCATCACGCTGGCCGTCTATGCCGCGGTGGCGGTGGCGGCGCTGACCGTCCTCGGGGTCGACGACCTGGGGGCGTCGGTCGCCCCGCTGACCGACGCGGTCCGCGCCGCCGGGGTCCCCGGCCTGGTCCCGGTCGTGCAGGTCGGCGCGGCGGTCGCCGCGCTCGGATCGCTGCTCGCCCTCGTGCTGGGGGTGTCCCGCACCACCTTGGCGATGGCCCGGGACCGCCACCTTCCGCACGTGCTGGCAGCGGTGCACCCCCGGTTCGGAGTCCCGCACCGCGCCGAACTGGCCGTCGCGGCGGTCGTGGTGGTGGTCGCGGCGACCGTGGACGTGCGCGGCGCGATCGGCTTCTCGTCATTCGGCGTGCTGCTCTACTACGCCATCGCCAACGCCGCTGCGTGGACCCTGAATCCGGACGAGGGTCGCCCACCGCGGCTGATACCGCTGCTCGGCGTGGCCGGGTGCGTGGTCCTGGCGTTCGCGCTGCCGCTGGTGTCGGTGGTCAGCGGAGCGGCCGTCGTCGCGGGCGGCGCGCTGCTCTACGGGGTGCGCCGCGCACTGTCCTCGGCTGGCGGTGCCTGGCGCGATGGTGTGTAG
- a CDS encoding uracil-xanthine permease family protein, whose protein sequence is MHFWTPVPSRSGADFVVAPDERLSWPRTIGLGAQHVVAMFGATFLVPVLTGFPPATTLLFSGVGTVLFLLITGNRLPSYLGSSFSVIAPVVAAVASDGAGSALGGIVAVGLVLILVGGVVHLAGTRWLDLTLPPVVTGAIVALIGFNLAPVAKDNFEDGPLLGFVTLVLLVGALAFFRGMIGRLAIFLAVASTYGLALLLGEVDTTAIADAKWFGLPEFATPTFTFSVLPMFLPAVIALIAENIGHVKSVGQMTRTDMDPLLGRALAADGVATTLAGFGGGSATTTYAENIGVMAATRVYSTAAYWVAAAVAIALSLCPKVGAVIEAVPAGVLGGATLVLYGLVGILGVRIWLTNRVDFAKPVNQMTAAIPLIIGIADFTWQAGGLTFTGIALGSIAALAIYHGMRLLGYRA, encoded by the coding sequence GTGCATTTCTGGACGCCCGTCCCCTCCCGCTCCGGCGCCGACTTCGTCGTCGCGCCCGATGAGCGGCTGAGCTGGCCGCGCACGATCGGGCTGGGCGCCCAGCACGTCGTCGCGATGTTCGGCGCCACCTTCCTGGTGCCGGTGCTGACCGGCTTCCCGCCGGCGACGACGCTGTTGTTCTCCGGCGTGGGCACGGTGCTGTTCCTGCTGATCACCGGCAACCGGCTACCCAGTTACCTGGGTTCGAGCTTCTCGGTGATCGCCCCGGTGGTCGCCGCGGTCGCATCGGACGGCGCCGGCAGCGCGCTGGGCGGGATCGTCGCGGTCGGGCTGGTGCTGATCCTGGTCGGCGGGGTGGTGCACCTGGCCGGCACCCGCTGGCTGGACCTGACGCTGCCGCCGGTGGTCACCGGCGCGATCGTCGCGTTGATCGGGTTCAACCTCGCGCCGGTGGCCAAGGACAATTTCGAGGACGGCCCGCTGCTCGGGTTCGTCACGCTGGTGTTGCTGGTGGGGGCGCTTGCGTTCTTCCGCGGCATGATCGGCCGGCTCGCCATCTTCCTCGCGGTCGCGTCGACCTACGGGCTGGCCCTGTTGCTCGGAGAGGTCGACACCACCGCGATCGCCGACGCGAAATGGTTCGGGCTGCCGGAGTTCGCGACCCCGACGTTCACGTTCAGCGTGCTGCCGATGTTCCTGCCGGCCGTGATCGCGCTGATCGCGGAGAACATCGGGCACGTCAAGTCGGTGGGGCAGATGACGCGCACCGACATGGATCCGCTGCTGGGCCGGGCGCTGGCCGCCGACGGCGTGGCCACCACCCTGGCCGGGTTCGGCGGCGGTTCGGCGACCACCACCTACGCGGAGAACATCGGCGTGATGGCCGCCACCCGGGTCTACTCGACGGCCGCGTACTGGGTGGCGGCCGCGGTGGCCATCGCGCTGTCGTTGTGTCCCAAGGTGGGTGCGGTCATCGAGGCCGTTCCCGCCGGGGTGCTCGGTGGGGCCACCCTCGTGCTCTACGGACTGGTCGGCATCCTCGGCGTGCGCATCTGGTTGACCAACCGGGTGGACTTCGCCAAACCGGTCAACCAGATGACCGCCGCGATCCCGCTGATCATCGGCATCGCGGACTTCACGTGGCAGGCCGGCGGATTGACGTTCACCGGCATCGCGCTCGGCTCGATCGCGGCGCTGGCGATCTACCACGGGATGCGGCTGCTCGGTTACCGCGCCTGA